The proteins below come from a single Chloroflexota bacterium genomic window:
- a CDS encoding ABC transporter ATP-binding protein has translation MTEHRIVVENLSKSFDRVLAVDRLSFEIQAGEIFGLLGPNGAGKTTTVRMLGALIAPTGGRAWVNGFEVGRQDQEIRRSVGILTEAPGLYEQLNAERNLMFYAQMYAVADRAGQVERYLRMLGLWERRHEPVGGFSKGMRQKLAIARALLHEPKVLFLDEPTSGLDPQAARTMRQFIAELRSAGCTIVLCTHNLDEADRLCDRVAVLRSTLLALDTPGALREKLFGRTVVFHLRQAEARYAALAAGFDFVRSAEVVENKLVIGLDDPETHNPALIHALAAAGAEIQFVGELRRRLEDVYLQLVESNAD, from the coding sequence ATGACAGAACATAGAATCGTTGTAGAGAATTTGAGCAAATCTTTTGACCGCGTGCTGGCTGTGGATCGACTGAGTTTTGAGATTCAGGCCGGGGAAATTTTTGGCTTACTGGGACCTAATGGCGCGGGCAAGACGACCACTGTGCGCATGTTGGGTGCGCTGATTGCGCCGACGGGCGGCAGAGCTTGGGTGAACGGCTTTGAAGTTGGGCGGCAAGATCAAGAAATTCGGCGCAGCGTGGGCATTCTGACCGAAGCGCCGGGGCTGTACGAACAGTTGAACGCCGAGCGCAATCTCATGTTTTATGCCCAGATGTATGCTGTGGCGGATAGAGCCGGGCAGGTGGAGCGTTATTTGCGCATGTTGGGTTTGTGGGAACGGCGGCATGAGCCGGTGGGCGGTTTCTCGAAGGGCATGCGCCAAAAGCTGGCGATTGCGCGGGCGCTGCTGCACGAACCGAAAGTACTCTTTTTAGACGAACCGACCAGCGGCTTGGACCCGCAAGCAGCGCGCACGATGCGTCAGTTTATCGCCGAGTTGCGGAGTGCGGGGTGCACGATTGTGTTGTGTACGCATAATCTGGATGAGGCCGATCGGCTGTGCGACCGGGTTGCGGTGTTGCGCAGTACGTTGCTGGCGCTGGATACGCCTGGCGCGCTACGCGAGAAATTATTTGGCCGCACGGTGGTATTTCATTTGCGCCAGGCAGAAGCGCGTTATGCGGCACTGGCCGCGGGCTTTGATTTTGTGCGCTCGGCGGAAGTTGTGGAAAACAAATTGGTGATTGGCCTGGATGATCCCGAAACGCACAACCCGGCGCTGATACACGCGTTGGCCGCTGCTGGGGCTGAAATTCAATTTGTGGGTGAGCTGCGTCGTCGCCTGGAAGATGTCTATTTGCAATTAGTGGAATCGAACGCGGATTAG
- the ssb gene encoding single-stranded DNA-binding protein has translation MPGLNRVQLIGYLGKDPETRMTPSGKKVCTFSVAVSRRWKSSDGVQEATDWFNVETWGRLGEICQQYLGKGRLVFVEGRLQIDRVGDEGEARYFTKVVASQMQMLDRKAEEPELEEDTDE, from the coding sequence ATGCCTGGTCTAAATCGTGTGCAACTGATTGGTTATTTAGGGAAAGACCCCGAAACTCGCATGACGCCATCCGGCAAGAAAGTGTGTACATTCAGCGTAGCCGTCAGCCGTCGTTGGAAAAGCAGTGACGGAGTGCAGGAAGCCACCGACTGGTTTAATGTCGAAACCTGGGGGCGTCTGGGCGAGATTTGCCAGCAGTATTTGGGCAAGGGGCGCCTGGTATTTGTGGAAGGCCGCCTGCAAATCGATCGCGTGGGCGACGAGGGCGAAGCGCGTTATTTCACCAAAGTAGTCGCCTCGCAGATGCAAATGCTCGACCGCAAAGCTGAAGAGCCTGAACTCGAAGAAGACACCGACGAATAA
- a CDS encoding ABC transporter permease translates to MFFDIVMPLLAVSAYVFVYQAIGAPEEYVGFVVMGGAMTAFWMNVLWSMSSQLYWEKEMGNLALYVMAPNSMMAILLGMALGGLVATTLRALAITILGSWLFQIPYQVTSFWQLFLVFTLAMIALYGMGMLFASLFLLLSREAWHLSNLAQEPVYLFSGFYFPIKSLNFWVAASASIIPLTLGLDAMRQLVFESGAALGFLSVPLEIGILAILSVVFVTAAKYLLAYMERLSIREGRITESRR, encoded by the coding sequence ATGTTCTTCGATATTGTCATGCCCTTGCTGGCTGTCTCGGCGTATGTCTTCGTCTACCAGGCGATTGGTGCGCCGGAAGAATATGTGGGCTTCGTCGTCATGGGCGGAGCGATGACCGCCTTCTGGATGAACGTACTCTGGAGTATGTCGAGCCAGTTGTATTGGGAAAAAGAAATGGGCAATCTGGCCCTGTATGTGATGGCCCCTAACTCGATGATGGCGATTCTGCTGGGCATGGCGCTCGGCGGTTTGGTGGCGACCACGCTACGGGCGCTGGCGATTACCATTCTGGGCAGTTGGCTATTCCAAATCCCCTATCAGGTGACCAGTTTTTGGCAGCTATTCTTGGTCTTCACGCTGGCGATGATTGCGCTCTACGGTATGGGGATGCTGTTCGCCTCATTATTCCTGCTGCTCAGCCGCGAGGCCTGGCATCTCTCCAATCTGGCGCAAGAGCCAGTGTACCTGTTCTCGGGGTTTTATTTCCCGATCAAGAGTCTCAACTTTTGGGTGGCCGCCTCCGCTTCAATTATTCCGCTCACCCTCGGGCTGGACGCGATGCGCCAACTCGTCTTCGAGTCCGGCGCGGCGCTGGGTTTTCTCAGTGTGCCCCTCGAAATCGGAATCCTGGCAATTTTGAGCGTCGTCTTCGTGACAGCGGCAAAATACTTGCTGGCCTATATGGAACGGTTGTCGATCCGCGAAGGACGCATCACGGAGAGCAGACGGTAG
- a CDS encoding ABC transporter permease subunit, with protein sequence MKKIWTLIQKEWAEVFKNRFVFFTVAFLPLLFTALPLIILYVSRSSGDWSGAMAMSDLPPQFANLCGELDASGCMQYFIVTQFMLLFMMVPMIVPITFASYSIVGEKSTRTLEPLLATPITTLELLVGKALAASIPAVVATWLSFFLYMIGAWLLAVDSGVLAKLFDPLWLSAIFVVGPLLALAGVSLAVMISSRVSDPRVAEQISAIFVLPIIGLFVGQSTGLIFINERIILWMALGLVVLDAGLFAFALQLFQRESILTRWK encoded by the coding sequence ATGAAGAAAATCTGGACACTTATACAAAAAGAATGGGCTGAAGTTTTCAAAAATCGCTTTGTGTTCTTTACAGTCGCTTTTTTGCCGTTGCTTTTTACCGCTCTGCCGCTGATTATTCTCTACGTCAGTCGCTCGTCGGGCGATTGGAGCGGAGCGATGGCGATGTCAGATTTGCCACCACAATTTGCCAATTTGTGCGGCGAGTTGGACGCTTCGGGCTGTATGCAATATTTTATTGTCACGCAGTTTATGCTGCTCTTTATGATGGTTCCGATGATTGTGCCGATCACTTTTGCTTCGTATAGTATCGTTGGCGAGAAGAGTACGCGCACGCTGGAGCCGTTGCTGGCGACGCCGATCACGACGCTGGAGTTATTGGTGGGTAAGGCGCTGGCGGCATCGATCCCCGCGGTGGTAGCAACCTGGCTGAGTTTCTTCTTGTATATGATTGGAGCTTGGCTGCTGGCTGTGGACTCCGGGGTGTTGGCGAAACTCTTTGATCCCTTGTGGTTAAGTGCTATCTTTGTGGTGGGGCCATTGCTGGCCCTGGCCGGAGTCAGCCTGGCGGTGATGATCTCGTCGCGGGTTTCGGATCCGCGCGTGGCAGAACAAATTTCGGCGATTTTCGTTCTCCCGATTATCGGCCTGTTTGTGGGGCAATCTACGGGGCTGATTTTCATCAACGAGCGCATTATCCTATGGATGGCGTTGGGTCTGGTGGTTCTGGATGCTGGCTTGTTCGCCTTTGCTTTACAGCTTTTTCAACGCGAGTCAATTTTGACGCGTTGGAAATAA
- a CDS encoding methylated-DNA--[protein]-cysteine S-methyltransferase yields the protein MNDVLYIGWTPPTPLGIIWVAVSEAGLVAISLGDELEIFNAELAARLPRAQITPDESRTYLFTSQIAAYLAGERTEFDLPIDWSVMSPFQQKALQATLEIPNGETRTYGEIAALAGSPGAARGVGRAEATNPIPLVIPCHRVLNADGKLHGYSGRGGLETKAWLLKLEQAEF from the coding sequence ATGAATGACGTTCTCTATATTGGCTGGACACCCCCGACACCCCTGGGCATCATCTGGGTAGCGGTCAGCGAAGCCGGGCTGGTTGCCATTTCATTGGGCGATGAGCTAGAAATTTTCAACGCCGAATTGGCCGCCCGGCTCCCTCGGGCACAGATTACCCCCGACGAAAGCCGCACCTACTTATTTACAAGTCAGATTGCCGCCTATCTCGCCGGAGAACGCACCGAGTTTGATCTGCCCATTGATTGGTCGGTGATGTCTCCCTTTCAGCAAAAAGCTTTACAAGCTACCCTCGAAATTCCGAATGGCGAGACGCGTACCTATGGCGAGATTGCAGCATTGGCAGGCTCACCAGGCGCAGCCCGCGGCGTGGGGCGCGCCGAGGCCACGAATCCCATCCCTTTGGTGATTCCCTGCCATCGCGTGCTCAACGCCGATGGCAAGCTGCACGGTTATAGCGGGCGCGGCGGGCTGGAGACCAAAGCCTGGCTGCTGAAACTGGAGCAAGCCGAATTTTAG
- a CDS encoding ABC transporter permease, translated as MTNQKSKIFNLKSLVPDRQTFTRSFRMAAWLGWQIESNWTDPFLFAIYSIIKPLSGAAILVVMYSIVSGGNFESPIFPYIYLGNAFYMYVGQVMTGISWAIIDDREHYKTLKYMYMAPIHMPTYLMGRGVARFIVASISVLITILFGVAFLHIQIDLAAVNWGLFFLSLFIGVIMLAMMGLILAGITLMLANHVWFIGDATAGALYLFSGAIFPLDVLPAFLRPIGFIMPITYWLELLRRSLVGSVAQAFPTLAGFSNAQLLYILIGLTIVFGVLSAVVFHWCEFRARERGMLDMVTNY; from the coding sequence ATGACAAATCAAAAATCAAAAATCTTCAATCTGAAATCTCTAGTCCCCGATCGCCAGACCTTCACCCGCTCGTTCCGCATGGCGGCGTGGCTGGGCTGGCAAATCGAATCCAACTGGACCGACCCCTTTTTGTTCGCCATCTATTCCATCATCAAGCCGCTCTCCGGGGCCGCGATTCTGGTGGTAATGTACAGCATTGTCTCCGGGGGCAATTTCGAGTCGCCCATCTTCCCCTATATTTATCTGGGCAATGCCTTCTATATGTATGTCGGGCAGGTGATGACCGGAATCTCATGGGCCATCATCGACGACCGCGAACACTACAAAACGCTCAAATATATGTATATGGCCCCCATCCATATGCCCACATATTTGATGGGGCGCGGTGTGGCGCGCTTTATTGTCGCTTCAATCTCCGTGCTGATTACAATTCTGTTCGGGGTGGCTTTCCTGCATATTCAGATCGATTTGGCGGCGGTCAATTGGGGTTTGTTTTTTCTCTCGCTGTTCATCGGGGTGATAATGCTCGCCATGATGGGGCTGATTCTGGCCGGAATCACGCTGATGCTCGCCAATCATGTCTGGTTCATCGGCGACGCCACCGCTGGAGCGTTGTATCTCTTCAGCGGGGCGATTTTCCCCCTCGATGTGCTGCCCGCCTTTTTACGCCCTATCGGGTTTATCATGCCGATCACCTACTGGCTGGAGCTGCTGCGCCGCTCGCTGGTGGGTTCGGTTGCCCAGGCATTTCCTACGCTGGCAGGTTTCAGCAACGCCCAACTGCTCTACATTCTCATCGGCCTGACGATAGTGTTCGGCGTGCTTTCGGCGGTGGTCTTCCACTGGTGCGAATTCCGGGCGCGCGAGCGCGGTATGCTGGATATGGTGACAAATTATTAA
- a CDS encoding YhfC family intramembrane metalloprotease — MDIFIRALNALLMIALPLVLAVILARRLRVEWRFFFIGAGVFVFSQVLHLPFNFLVLNPLLVRVGLTAPASGLPLLYFALIFGFSAGIFEGLARYIGFRFWAKEARDWKSGLMMGAGHGGIEAIFLGILALYALIQILALDGKDLATVLPLEQVALAQTQIDAYWAIPWPMALMGAVERISALCLHLSASLLILEAFRRKNRLWILTGIVWHALFDAVAVYAVRVWGVYPTELILFVMAGFAVGLIFLLRNKPEVETPPDEPLPPRSESVGPVLSVENLEESKFSG; from the coding sequence ATGGATATTTTTATACGCGCTTTGAATGCTCTCTTGATGATTGCCCTGCCACTCGTTTTGGCGGTTATATTGGCGCGCCGTTTGCGGGTGGAGTGGCGTTTCTTTTTCATCGGGGCAGGTGTTTTCGTCTTCTCGCAGGTATTGCATCTGCCGTTTAATTTCCTGGTGCTGAATCCGCTGTTGGTGCGCGTGGGGTTGACTGCTCCAGCCAGCGGTTTGCCCTTGTTGTATTTCGCGCTCATTTTCGGTTTTTCGGCAGGTATTTTCGAAGGGTTGGCGCGCTATATTGGCTTTCGTTTTTGGGCTAAAGAGGCGCGTGATTGGAAATCGGGCTTGATGATGGGGGCCGGGCATGGCGGCATTGAAGCGATTTTTCTTGGTATTCTGGCATTATATGCGCTGATTCAGATTCTGGCGTTGGACGGCAAGGACCTGGCAACGGTGCTGCCCCTGGAGCAAGTGGCCTTGGCGCAGACGCAAATTGATGCCTATTGGGCAATTCCCTGGCCGATGGCGCTGATGGGCGCGGTCGAGCGTATCAGCGCGTTGTGCCTGCATCTCAGCGCCTCGCTGCTAATTCTGGAAGCCTTTCGCCGTAAAAACAGGTTGTGGATTTTAACAGGGATCGTCTGGCACGCACTTTTTGACGCGGTGGCAGTCTATGCGGTGCGTGTGTGGGGCGTGTATCCTACGGAGTTGATCCTGTTCGTGATGGCCGGATTCGCCGTGGGGTTGATCTTTCTCTTGCGGAATAAGCCCGAGGTTGAGACTCCACCCGATGAGCCGCTGCCACCCCGGAGCGAGTCCGTCGGGCCTGTGCTTTCCGTGGAAAATCTTGAAGAGAGTAAATTCTCCGGGTAA
- a CDS encoding GAF domain-containing sensor histidine kinase has product MVKKIPRQLENLIEISLTLNSTLDVDQILDFILSTGVDLLECEGISIMLYDEEDGQLYFTAATDTKVIKLGDIPIPLEGSIAGTIFRENSPLLINDIENDPRHFRAISERTNYTVRNLLGAPLHIREHTIGVIEATNKHKGEFAQQDVQMLSFIAAQAAIAIQNAQIVKQLQLANENLRQADKLKADFMAVASHELRTPLGIVLGYATFLKEESAGELAEHAETMLSAALRLRALLEDMTNMNLLYTGETQLRMELTALQTFIEQAYALETQTADKNEIRVSFHFPEETVWVQADERLQKVFQNLLNNSIRFTPSPGEVDVYIHPGNNDVMIEFKDSGIGIPQDQLEQIFEHFYQVEHHMTRRYGGLGLGLSIARGLVELHGGRIWAESDGPNQGATFKVVLPSAFS; this is encoded by the coding sequence ATGGTAAAGAAAATCCCTCGCCAGTTGGAAAATTTGATTGAAATCAGCCTCACCCTGAACTCTACTCTTGATGTTGATCAAATTCTGGATTTCATCCTCAGCACAGGTGTAGACCTGTTAGAGTGTGAAGGTATCTCGATTATGCTTTACGATGAAGAAGATGGGCAACTTTATTTTACAGCCGCGACAGATACGAAAGTTATCAAACTGGGGGATATTCCGATTCCTTTGGAAGGCAGTATTGCCGGAACCATATTCAGAGAAAACTCTCCCCTTTTGATCAACGATATTGAAAATGATCCGCGACATTTTCGGGCGATATCCGAGCGAACCAATTACACGGTGCGCAATCTTTTAGGCGCTCCACTGCATATTCGCGAGCATACCATTGGGGTAATTGAAGCCACCAACAAGCATAAAGGTGAATTCGCCCAACAAGATGTGCAAATGCTTTCGTTTATCGCTGCTCAGGCAGCAATTGCTATCCAAAACGCGCAAATCGTAAAACAACTTCAACTCGCCAATGAAAATTTGCGTCAGGCCGACAAACTTAAAGCCGATTTTATGGCCGTGGCCTCGCATGAATTACGCACGCCGTTAGGTATTGTTTTGGGGTATGCAACATTTCTCAAAGAAGAATCGGCTGGCGAACTGGCTGAACACGCTGAGACAATGTTGAGCGCTGCACTGCGCTTGCGTGCTCTGCTGGAAGATATGACCAACATGAATTTGCTCTACACCGGAGAGACGCAACTTCGCATGGAACTTACCGCGCTGCAAACCTTTATCGAGCAAGCCTATGCTTTAGAGACACAGACTGCGGACAAAAATGAAATCCGCGTTTCATTCCATTTTCCAGAAGAAACTGTTTGGGTGCAGGCCGATGAGCGTTTGCAAAAAGTTTTTCAAAACTTGCTCAATAACTCCATTCGCTTTACCCCTTCACCCGGCGAAGTCGATGTTTATATTCACCCTGGGAATAATGATGTGATGATTGAATTTAAAGACAGTGGTATAGGTATTCCACAAGATCAATTAGAGCAAATCTTTGAACATTTTTATCAAGTAGAACACCATATGACACGCCGTTATGGTGGTTTGGGATTGGGACTTTCTATTGCTCGCGGCCTGGTGGAATTGCACGGGGGGCGTATATGGGCTGAATCGGACGGCCCGAACCAGGGGGCTACTTTCAAAGTGGTTCTGCCGTCCGCTTTTTCCTAA
- a CDS encoding Ig-like domain-containing protein — translation MKYTFQRIRSLLCVLLVFPFSILAQAENEPLVVSLSKDFGYAAGGEIQGSFSLKVRSPEGLARVEYYLDGELIASLSEAPFRYEFNTADFELREHTFFASGYFVDGRQIQSSEFSRMFISAEQSWKKVGKILVPLLVGVALLTLLGSGGSVLLGRKKVFKLGEYGIAGGVICPRCAFPYARNLWAPNMLVGKLQRCPHCGKWAIVPRASTSILAAAEERFRVLGNSEIAPANDDAEYRKMIDDSRFES, via the coding sequence ATGAAATATACTTTTCAGCGCATAAGATCCTTGCTATGCGTTCTGCTCGTTTTCCCGTTTTCGATATTGGCGCAAGCCGAAAACGAGCCGCTCGTGGTCAGCCTGAGCAAAGATTTTGGCTATGCTGCTGGGGGCGAAATTCAGGGAAGTTTTTCGCTCAAGGTGCGCTCTCCCGAGGGGTTAGCGCGTGTCGAATATTATTTGGATGGCGAACTGATCGCCTCCTTATCTGAAGCTCCCTTTCGATATGAATTTAACACTGCCGACTTCGAGTTAAGAGAACATACGTTCTTTGCAAGCGGCTACTTTGTTGACGGGCGCCAGATACAATCGAGTGAGTTTTCGCGTATGTTCATCTCTGCTGAGCAATCCTGGAAAAAAGTTGGCAAGATACTGGTGCCGCTGTTGGTTGGGGTGGCTTTGCTCACCTTGCTGGGCTCTGGGGGTTCAGTTTTGTTGGGACGAAAAAAGGTATTCAAACTTGGCGAATATGGCATCGCAGGCGGTGTGATTTGCCCGCGTTGTGCTTTCCCCTATGCTCGCAATTTATGGGCGCCCAATATGTTGGTGGGGAAATTACAGCGTTGCCCGCATTGTGGCAAGTGGGCAATTGTGCCGCGGGCTTCAACTTCTATATTAGCTGCGGCTGAAGAACGTTTTCGTGTGCTGGGAAATAGTGAAATTGCACCAGCGAATGACGATGCTGAATATCGCAAGATGATTGATGACTCGCGTTTTGAGTCCTGA
- a CDS encoding ABC transporter ATP-binding protein: protein MEYAIHTEKLGRVYKLRHAKKEDPQELTALQDVNLQVKPGELFGLLGPNGAGKTTLIKILTTLLGPTSGIARVTGLDVTQEAQNVRARINMVSGGESSGYGLLTVRENLWMFSQFYGLPSKAANQRIDELLKIVGLEDRKNTKSSDLSTGLRQKMNIVRGFMTDPDVLFLDEPTLGLDVGASRDVRRFIRQWVDENRPLPQGEGRGEGRTLLLTTHYMVEADELCDRVAIINKGRVLACDTPANLKHGLQQDAIFKMTLSPLNGLNVTQLEALAGVKKVTHTPQDGAAELDLILESDDALGGLVTLLTSNDIHIRNLQKREPTLEDVFVDLVGHSMQEIEVRE, encoded by the coding sequence ATGGAATATGCCATTCACACCGAAAAATTAGGCCGCGTTTACAAGCTGCGCCACGCAAAAAAAGAAGACCCCCAGGAACTGACCGCCCTGCAAGATGTTAACTTGCAAGTCAAGCCGGGCGAGTTATTTGGGCTGCTCGGCCCCAACGGAGCCGGGAAAACCACCCTCATCAAGATTCTCACCACTTTGCTCGGCCCCACCTCGGGCATAGCCCGCGTCACCGGGCTGGATGTCACCCAAGAGGCCCAAAACGTGCGCGCCCGCATCAACATGGTTTCAGGCGGCGAATCTTCCGGCTATGGCCTGCTGACTGTGCGCGAAAATCTGTGGATGTTCAGCCAGTTCTATGGTTTACCCTCCAAAGCCGCCAACCAGCGCATCGATGAACTGCTCAAAATCGTCGGGCTGGAGGATCGCAAAAATACCAAATCGTCTGATCTCTCCACCGGCCTGCGCCAAAAGATGAATATCGTGCGCGGCTTCATGACCGACCCCGATGTGCTCTTTCTTGACGAACCCACCCTGGGTCTCGACGTAGGCGCATCGCGCGATGTGCGCCGTTTCATCCGCCAATGGGTAGATGAAAATCGCCCTCTCCCCCAGGGAGAGGGACGGGGGGAGGGCCGCACATTGTTGCTCACCACGCACTACATGGTCGAAGCCGATGAACTCTGCGACCGGGTGGCGATCATCAACAAAGGGCGCGTGCTGGCCTGTGATACTCCGGCAAATTTGAAACACGGTTTGCAGCAGGATGCCATCTTCAAGATGACGCTCAGCCCCCTCAACGGGCTGAACGTGACTCAGCTCGAAGCGTTGGCCGGAGTCAAAAAAGTGACTCATACGCCCCAGGATGGCGCTGCCGAGTTAGACCTGATTCTCGAAAGCGATGATGCCCTCGGCGGGCTGGTAACGCTGCTGACCTCCAACGATATTCACATTCGCAATTTACAGAAACGCGAACCCACCCTGGAAGATGTTTTCGTCGATCTGGTCGGACACAGTATGCAGGAGATAGAAGTCCGTGAGTAG
- a CDS encoding deoxynucleoside kinase, with the protein MYIAIEGVIGVGKTTLARLLQPTFNAKLMLEVFEENPFLADFYGDRDRYAFQTQIFFLLSRYHQQRAVAKLLTPEQGVISDYTFKKDALFAEINLEGDELDTYHQVHNALAEKIILPNLIVYLRASTDVLMQRIAHRDRPYERDMDRNYIDDLNQAYESFFSDGFNGPRLLVVETDHLNYIANNEDLKWVENRIRQSLDIPPYQTELLI; encoded by the coding sequence ATGTATATCGCAATCGAAGGCGTAATTGGCGTTGGGAAAACCACCCTTGCCCGCCTGCTACAACCCACATTCAACGCCAAACTGATGCTCGAAGTCTTCGAAGAAAATCCTTTTTTGGCCGATTTCTACGGCGATCGCGACCGTTACGCCTTTCAAACCCAAATTTTCTTTTTGCTCAGCCGCTACCACCAGCAACGCGCTGTCGCAAAATTGCTCACGCCAGAGCAAGGCGTGATTTCAGATTATACGTTCAAGAAAGATGCCCTTTTCGCCGAAATCAACCTTGAAGGCGATGAACTTGATACCTATCATCAGGTACATAATGCCCTCGCAGAGAAGATCATCTTGCCCAATTTGATCGTATATTTACGCGCCAGCACCGATGTGCTGATGCAGCGCATCGCCCACCGCGATCGCCCCTACGAACGTGATATGGATCGCAACTATATCGACGATCTCAATCAGGCCTATGAATCCTTTTTCAGCGATGGCTTCAATGGCCCGCGCTTGCTGGTAGTCGAAACAGACCATCTCAACTATATCGCCAATAACGAAGATCTAAAATGGGTTGAGAATCGGATTCGACAATCGCTGGATATACCCCCCTATCAAACCGAGTTGCTGATCTAG